GCTTTCTCATGCCGGTGGCCAGCGCACTCGCCCACTGGCCGCGGGTGGTGCTGGATGCCGACGGTGCCCACTACCTGCGGCTCGGCCAGGCCCTGCAGGTACCGGGGGCGCCCGCCGGGGGGCTGCTCGTGCTGCTCGGCCCGCAGGAGGAGTTCATCGGCATCGGCCAGATCCTGGACGATGGCCGGGTTGGTCCCAAGCGGCTGATTTCTCAGGCCTGAAGGCCACTCGGCACTAGGAGTGGGCGGCCGGTTCTGCTAGAATCGCCGCCTTGCTACACCCTAATTTTCATGTGACTTAGTTAATCTGGAGCTTTGGAGAAAGATGGCACTTACTGCAGAACAGAAAGCGGCGGTTGTTGAACAATACGGCCGCGGTGCATCCGATACCGGGTCCCCGGAGGTACAAGTCGCGTTGCTGTCGGCGCGAATTGACCACCTGACCCAGCATTTTGCGGATCACAAGCACGATCACCATTCCCGTCGTGGCCTGCTGAAGATGGTCAACCAGCGTCGCAAGCTGCTCGATTATCTCAAGAGCAAGGACCTCAAGCGCTATCAGGACCTGATCGCGTCCCTGGGTCTGCGTCGCTAAGAACAACACAAATAGTCGTCAGGATATTCATCAGTGACCCCGATCAAAAAGTCGTTCCAGTACGGTAAGCACACCGTTACCCTCGAAACCGGTGAGATCGCCCGCCAGGCTACCGCCGCCGTGATGGTCAACATGGCCGACACGTCGGTGCTGGTGACGGCGGTCGGGCAGAAGGACGCGGACCCGAGCCGTGACTTCTTCCCGCTGACCGTGAACTACCAGGAAAGGACTTATGCCGCCGGGAAGATCCCCGGCGGTTTTTTCAAGCGTGAAGGCCGCCCCTCCGAGAAGGAGACGCTGACTTCGCGCCTGATCGACCGGCCACTGCGTCCGCTGTTCCCCAAGGGCTTCACCAACGAAGTCCAGGTGGTGGCCACCGTCATGTCGGTGAATCCGGAGATCGATCCGGACATCCCCGCCATGATCGGTGCCTCCGCGGCGCTCGCCCTCTCGGGCATGCCCTTCCAGGGCCCGATTGGCGCCGCGCGCGTGGGTTACCGCAACGGTGAATACCTGCTCAACCCGGACATGTCCGAACTTGCCGACTCCGACCTGGACCTGGTCGTGGCTGGTACCGAGAAGGCCGTGCTGATGGTGGAATCCGAGGCCCGGGGGCTGTCGGAAGAGGTGATGCTGGGTGCCGTGATCTTCGGTCACGAGCAGATGCGCGCCGCCATCCAGGCCATCAATGAACTCAAGTCCGAGGCCGGCAAGCCGGCCTGGGAATGGACCGCGCCGGCCGTCGACGAGTCGCTCGCCGCCGCCGTGGCCGCGGCCGCCGAGGCCGATCTCACCGCCGCCTACCAGGTGGCCGACAAGCTCGAGCGCCAGAACCGCGTGGCCGCGATTCGCGACGCCGTGGTCGAGAAGCTGGCCACCGACGACGAAGCCGGCCCGAGCGTCGACGAGGTCAAGGGCGCCTTCGGCAAGCTGGAGAAGAAGATCGTGCGCGGCCGCATCCTCGCCGGCGAGCCGCGCATCGACGGTCGCGACACGAAGACCGTGCGTCACATCGAATCCCGCGTCGGCGTGCTGCCGCGCACCCACGGCTCGGCGCTGTTCACCCGTGGCGAGACCCAGGCCCTGGTGGTCGCCACCCTGGGTACCGGCCGCGATGCGCAGATCATCGACGCGATCGAAGGGGAGCGGAAGGAAAACTTCATGCTCCACTACAACTTCCCGCCGTACTGCGTGGGCGAGACCGGTTTCATGGGGTCGCCCAAGCGTCGCGAGATCGGTCACGGCCGCCTGGCCAAGCGCGGCATCCAGGCCGTGATGCCGAACGAGAACGACTTCCCCTATGTCATCCGCGTGGTCTC
The Chromatiales bacterium DNA segment above includes these coding regions:
- the pnp gene encoding polyribonucleotide nucleotidyltransferase yields the protein MTPIKKSFQYGKHTVTLETGEIARQATAAVMVNMADTSVLVTAVGQKDADPSRDFFPLTVNYQERTYAAGKIPGGFFKREGRPSEKETLTSRLIDRPLRPLFPKGFTNEVQVVATVMSVNPEIDPDIPAMIGASAALALSGMPFQGPIGAARVGYRNGEYLLNPDMSELADSDLDLVVAGTEKAVLMVESEARGLSEEVMLGAVIFGHEQMRAAIQAINELKSEAGKPAWEWTAPAVDESLAAAVAAAAEADLTAAYQVADKLERQNRVAAIRDAVVEKLATDDEAGPSVDEVKGAFGKLEKKIVRGRILAGEPRIDGRDTKTVRHIESRVGVLPRTHGSALFTRGETQALVVATLGTGRDAQIIDAIEGERKENFMLHYNFPPYCVGETGFMGSPKRREIGHGRLAKRGIQAVMPNENDFPYVIRVVSEITESNGSSSMASVCGTSLALMDAGVPIKAPVAGIAMGLIKEGEKFAVISDILGDEDHLGDMDFKVAGTAEGINALQMDIKIDGITREIMEIALGQAREGRMHILEKMAEAINAPRQEMSEWAPRFITMKINPDKIRDVIGKGGAVIRAITEETGATIDISDDGSIKIASVDQAAGEEARRRIEEITADVEVDKIYEGKVAKIMDFGAFVTILPGRDGLVHISQISNERVENVADKLSEGDIVKVKVLEIDKQGRIRLSMKAVND
- the rpsO gene encoding 30S ribosomal protein S15, producing MALTAEQKAAVVEQYGRGASDTGSPEVQVALLSARIDHLTQHFADHKHDHHSRRGLLKMVNQRRKLLDYLKSKDLKRYQDLIASLGLRR